From Actinoplanes oblitus, a single genomic window includes:
- a CDS encoding DUF485 domain-containing protein, with protein MADKPPPPRTRVVLGDATARRRPADPARTDLAEQTPVGEALVKGLVRAQLALALRLSLVVVAGLGALPLLFAVAPAVGGFKVFGMNLPWVLLGVLSFPFLVLVGAAYVHWAERNEQDFAAVIRRPER; from the coding sequence ATGGCCGACAAACCGCCGCCCCCGCGCACCCGGGTGGTGCTGGGCGACGCCACGGCCCGCCGCCGTCCCGCCGACCCGGCTCGCACCGACCTGGCCGAGCAGACCCCGGTCGGCGAGGCCCTGGTAAAAGGCCTGGTCCGGGCCCAGCTCGCGCTCGCCCTGCGGCTGTCGCTGGTGGTGGTGGCCGGGCTCGGCGCGCTGCCGTTGCTGTTCGCGGTGGCGCCGGCGGTGGGCGGGTTCAAGGTGTTCGGGATGAACCTGCCGTGGGTGCTGCTCGGCGTGCTCTCCTTCCCGTTCCTGGTGCTGGTCGGCGCGGCGTACGTGCACTGGGCCGAACGCAACGAGCAGGACTTCGCCGCCGTGATCCGCCGTCCCGAGCGATGA